In Deltaproteobacteria bacterium, one DNA window encodes the following:
- the aroF gene encoding 3-deoxy-7-phosphoheptulonate synthase, giving the protein MIIVMKVGASHAQVEHVTQKIEALGFKSHVIEGEERCVIGAIGHEKKKADLLALNSVPGVEAVIPISKPYKLASKELRKKPSLIKIHKNLSIGGDKIIVMAGPCSVESEEQILRTALAVKKAGGHMIRGGAFKPRTSPYSFQGLAEAGLKLLALARQATGLPVVTEVMSQRDVELVEHYADVVQVGARNIQNFSLLKELGKVKKPILLKRGMATTIQEWLMSAEYILSEGNPQVILCERGIRTFETATRNTLDLNAVPILKKESHLPIVVDPSHATGIRDIVIPMAMAAIACGSDGIMLEIHPNPDQAWSDGMQSLTLEMFAEGMQQLRAVAKAVGRTL; this is encoded by the coding sequence ATGATCATTGTCATGAAAGTAGGGGCCAGTCACGCTCAGGTGGAGCATGTAACCCAAAAGATAGAGGCCTTGGGTTTTAAATCCCATGTGATTGAGGGTGAAGAACGCTGTGTTATTGGTGCCATCGGCCACGAAAAAAAGAAGGCCGATCTTTTAGCCCTAAACTCGGTGCCAGGGGTAGAGGCCGTTATTCCCATTAGCAAACCTTATAAACTGGCTTCTAAAGAATTAAGAAAAAAACCATCCCTTATTAAAATTCACAAGAATCTTTCCATCGGCGGAGACAAAATAATTGTGATGGCCGGCCCTTGCAGTGTGGAGAGTGAAGAACAAATTCTGCGCACGGCACTGGCGGTGAAAAAAGCCGGTGGGCATATGATTCGAGGCGGGGCTTTTAAACCGCGAACCTCGCCCTATAGTTTTCAAGGTTTGGCCGAAGCGGGGTTAAAGTTGTTAGCCTTGGCCCGGCAAGCTACGGGTTTGCCGGTGGTTACGGAGGTGATGAGTCAACGGGATGTAGAATTGGTGGAGCATTATGCCGATGTAGTGCAAGTGGGGGCGCGCAATATTCAGAATTTTTCTCTCTTGAAAGAACTAGGCAAGGTGAAAAAACCTATTTTGCTCAAAAGGGGGATGGCAACTACCATTCAAGAATGGTTAATGAGTGCGGAATATATTCTCTCGGAGGGGAACCCCCAGGTTATTTTGTGTGAACGGGGCATTCGCACCTTTGAAACGGCGACGCGCAATACTTTAGATCTCAACGCCGTGCCCATTTTGAAAAAAGAATCGCACTTGCCGATTGTCGTTGACCCCAGTCATGCCACGGGCATTCGAGATATTGTCATTCCCATGGCGATGGCAGCCATTGCTTGTGGGAGTGATGGCATCATGCTGGAGATTCATCCTAATCCGGATCAGGCTTGGAGCGATGGGATGCAGTCTTTGACGCTTGAAATGTTTGCGGAAGGCATGCAGCAATTGCGTGCCGTAGCCAAGGCGGTTGGCAGGACCCTTTAA
- a CDS encoding response regulator, whose translation METKKKVLIVDDEVDMLELLSPRLQAIGKYIVETATDGAMGLQKVGEFNPDIVLLDVVMPKMDGWEVCRSIRSSLATKNIPVILITAAQAIDLEKKAKEVGANKVLVRPYKEQELFRIMQDLLD comes from the coding sequence ATGGAAACCAAGAAAAAGGTTCTGATTGTCGATGATGAAGTGGACATGTTGGAATTATTATCGCCTCGTTTACAGGCCATTGGGAAATATATTGTCGAGACAGCAACCGATGGCGCCATGGGTTTGCAAAAGGTGGGGGAGTTTAATCCTGATATTGTTTTGCTTGATGTGGTGATGCCTAAAATGGATGGCTGGGAAGTGTGTCGGAGTATTCGTTCGAGTCTTGCCACTAAAAATATTCCGGTCATCTTAATCACCGCCGCTCAAGCCATTGATTTAGAAAAAAAGGCTAAGGAAGTGGGGGCCAATAAAGTGTTGGTGCGCCCTTATAAGGAACAAGAGCTTTTTCGGATTATGCAGGATTTGCTCGATTAG
- the prfA gene encoding peptide chain release factor 1: MFERLTEVEKKFQDLDQKLLDPNILADPKAYQKIIREHNSLKALVQCYQQYKKTTEELEANREMLADKDEEMRAMAKEEINRLEPELKDLTEKLKVLLLPPDPLDEKNIFLEIRAGAGGDEAALFVADLFRMYSKFAESLGWKNEILDSSATGIGGIKEIVAQISGDKVYSRLKYESGVHRVQRVPKTEAQGRIHTSTVTVAVLPEADDVEVNIQDKDLQIDVFRASGPGGQSVNTTDSAVRVTHIPSGIAVVCREEKSQHKNKARALSMLKSRLFEAEREKQLKATTESRRSQVGTGDRSEKIRTYNFPQNRLTDHRIGLTLHQLDSIIDGKLQLVIDPLHAYFQAEALKQAEGS; this comes from the coding sequence ATGTTTGAGAGACTCACCGAAGTCGAAAAAAAATTCCAAGATTTAGATCAAAAACTACTCGACCCCAATATTCTAGCCGATCCCAAGGCTTATCAAAAAATCATTCGCGAGCATAACTCTCTTAAAGCCTTGGTACAGTGTTACCAACAATATAAAAAAACCACAGAAGAACTTGAAGCCAATCGAGAAATGCTAGCCGATAAAGATGAAGAAATGCGCGCAATGGCCAAAGAAGAAATTAATCGGCTAGAACCTGAGCTAAAAGATCTAACCGAAAAATTAAAGGTCTTACTTTTACCGCCTGACCCCTTAGATGAAAAAAATATTTTTTTGGAAATTCGTGCTGGAGCGGGTGGTGATGAAGCGGCTTTGTTTGTTGCCGATCTCTTTCGTATGTATTCTAAATTTGCCGAAAGTTTGGGGTGGAAAAACGAAATTCTGGATAGCAGTGCAACCGGCATTGGTGGCATCAAAGAAATCGTTGCACAAATTTCAGGGGATAAAGTTTATAGTCGGTTAAAATACGAAAGCGGGGTTCACCGCGTGCAACGCGTACCCAAAACCGAGGCCCAAGGCCGCATTCACACTTCTACCGTAACGGTCGCGGTTTTGCCTGAGGCCGATGATGTTGAAGTTAATATTCAAGACAAAGATTTGCAGATCGACGTATTTCGCGCCAGTGGCCCTGGCGGGCAAAGTGTGAACACCACCGACTCTGCCGTCCGCGTAACCCATATCCCAAGCGGAATTGCAGTGGTATGCCGGGAAGAAAAAAGCCAACACAAAAACAAAGCCCGGGCTTTGAGCATGTTAAAATCAAGATTATTCGAGGCCGAGCGCGAAAAACAACTCAAAGCAACCACTGAAAGTCGCCGTTCGCAAGTGGGCACCGGAGACCGCAGCGAAAAGATCCGCACCTACAATTTTCCCCAAAACCGCCTCACCGATCACCGCATCGGCCTAACCCTCCACCAACTCGACTCCATCATCGACGGAAAACTACAACTCGTCATCGACCCCCTCCACGCCTACTTCCAAGCCGAAGCCCTCAAGCAAGCTGAGGGGAGTTGA
- a CDS encoding DUF507 family protein, translated as MYLKKEQIERLSHLALIVLEQKKLIELHAPRDQIIKLIHKAIIDVVDAEEKINQEAEGLLKQYANKMGASFDREKMLQLIRKELTKKYKLDD; from the coding sequence ATGTACCTAAAAAAAGAACAAATTGAGCGGCTCAGTCATTTAGCATTGATTGTCCTCGAACAAAAAAAGCTCATTGAGTTGCATGCGCCCCGCGACCAAATTATAAAATTAATTCACAAAGCAATCATCGACGTGGTGGATGCTGAAGAAAAAATCAATCAAGAGGCCGAGGGCCTGCTTAAACAATACGCAAATAAAATGGGGGCATCCTTTGATCGAGAAAAAATGCTTCAACTCATTAGGAAAGAACTTACGAAGAAATACAAATTAGATGATTAA
- a CDS encoding NAD(P)H-dependent oxidoreductase, which translates to MITVIAGSDRKDSSTLKVTNLALNFLKGIYNPVQLIDLHQFPHELFRPENYGNQNPKFKPYQDLILKSDGILLVIPEYNGSFPGALKYFIDLLKFPESFNNMPCAFIGVAAGAFGGLRAVEQMEAILHYRLANLYGQRVFFQRVQDKLSPDGSQIVDSFLKKLFEDALTGFIGWVQKLQK; encoded by the coding sequence ATGATTACGGTTATTGCTGGGTCAGATCGCAAAGATTCTTCTACGTTAAAAGTTACAAATTTAGCACTCAATTTCTTAAAAGGAATTTACAACCCGGTTCAATTAATCGATCTTCACCAATTTCCCCACGAACTTTTTCGACCCGAAAATTACGGCAATCAAAACCCTAAGTTTAAACCTTATCAAGATTTAATTCTTAAATCCGATGGTATTTTGTTAGTGATCCCCGAATATAATGGCAGCTTCCCGGGGGCATTAAAATATTTCATTGATCTGCTTAAATTCCCCGAGAGCTTTAACAACATGCCCTGCGCTTTTATCGGTGTAGCGGCTGGCGCCTTTGGGGGCCTAAGGGCCGTTGAACAAATGGAGGCGATATTGCACTACCGATTGGCTAACCTCTACGGCCAACGGGTATTTTTTCAAAGAGTGCAAGACAAATTAAGCCCCGATGGTAGCCAAATTGTTGATTCTTTTCTTAAAAAATTATTTGAAGATGCCTTGACCGGCTTTATAGGCTGGGTACAAAAACTCCAAAAATAA
- the groES gene encoding co-chaperone GroES, translating into MKIRPLRDRLLVKRVGEETKTKGGIIIPDTAKEKPQEAEVMAVGSGRIDDSGKTIPLDVKVGDKVLFSKYSGTEIKLEGEEYLILREEDIQAVLVQ; encoded by the coding sequence ATCAAAATTCGCCCCTTGCGAGATCGTTTACTCGTAAAAAGGGTAGGAGAAGAAACCAAAACCAAAGGCGGAATCATCATTCCCGATACAGCTAAGGAGAAACCCCAAGAGGCTGAGGTGATGGCGGTTGGCAGTGGTCGCATCGACGACTCAGGCAAAACCATTCCCCTCGATGTTAAAGTTGGGGACAAAGTACTGTTTAGCAAATATTCCGGAACCGAAATCAAACTAGAAGGCGAAGAATATCTCATTTTACGCGAAGAAGATATTCAAGCTGTTTTAGTTCAGTAA
- the groL gene encoding chaperonin GroEL (60 kDa chaperone family; promotes refolding of misfolded polypeptides especially under stressful conditions; forms two stacked rings of heptamers to form a barrel-shaped 14mer; ends can be capped by GroES; misfolded proteins enter the barrel where they are refolded when GroES binds) yields MAKVIIFEEEARGKILKGVNILANTVKVTLGPKGRNVVLDKSFGAPTITKDGVSVAKEIELEDKFENMGAQMVKEVASKTSDVAGDGTTTATVLAQAIYREGVKLVAAGINPMSIKRGIDQAVEVAVKELSNISKPIKNEKEIAQVGTISANNDSDIGKILAEAMSKVGKEGVITVEEAKGLSTTLDVVEGMQFDRGYLSPYFVTDAERMEAVLDNPLILINEKKVSSMKDLLPVLEQVAKLGRSLLIIAEDVEGEALATLVVNKLRGTLSVVAVKAPGFGDRRKAMLEDLAILTGGKCLAEELGIKLEEVTLEDLGTCKRLVVDKDNTTIIDGAGKKKEIESRVAQIRAQAQETTSDYDKEKLQERLAKLVGGVAVINVGAATEVEMKEKKARVEDALHATRAAVEEGVVAGGGVALIRCIPAVEKLKASEEERPGVTLLIRALEEPARQIVANAGVEPSVVVNEIKANKGNFGYNAARDRYEDLVEAGIIDPTKVTRTALQNAASIAGLMITTEALVADKPEDKKEHAMPPGAGGMGGMGGMGGMM; encoded by the coding sequence ATGGCAAAAGTGATTATTTTTGAAGAAGAGGCTCGAGGGAAGATCCTGAAAGGGGTCAACATCCTAGCCAATACCGTAAAAGTAACCTTAGGTCCCAAGGGCCGTAACGTGGTGCTCGATAAATCGTTCGGTGCCCCCACTATCACCAAAGATGGTGTGAGTGTGGCCAAAGAAATTGAACTCGAAGATAAATTTGAAAATATGGGCGCACAAATGGTGAAAGAAGTTGCCAGCAAAACTTCTGACGTTGCCGGCGACGGGACCACCACTGCAACCGTATTGGCCCAAGCCATTTATCGCGAAGGCGTTAAGTTGGTCGCCGCAGGTATTAACCCCATGTCGATTAAACGCGGGATTGATCAGGCCGTCGAAGTTGCGGTGAAAGAGTTAAGCAACATTTCTAAGCCTATCAAAAATGAAAAAGAAATTGCCCAAGTGGGTACCATCTCGGCCAACAACGATAGTGACATCGGCAAGATTTTAGCCGAGGCCATGTCGAAAGTGGGTAAAGAAGGCGTCATTACGGTGGAAGAAGCCAAAGGCCTTAGCACCACTCTCGATGTCGTTGAAGGTATGCAGTTTGACCGCGGTTATCTCTCGCCTTACTTTGTAACCGATGCCGAACGCATGGAAGCCGTGCTCGACAATCCTTTGATTCTCATCAACGAAAAGAAGGTCAGCTCCATGAAAGACCTATTGCCCGTGTTAGAGCAAGTGGCCAAATTGGGTCGATCGTTGTTGATCATTGCTGAAGATGTTGAAGGCGAAGCCTTAGCCACTTTGGTGGTCAATAAACTTCGTGGTACCTTGAGCGTTGTCGCGGTTAAGGCCCCAGGCTTTGGCGATCGCCGCAAGGCCATGCTAGAAGACCTTGCTATCCTCACCGGTGGCAAATGCCTAGCTGAAGAATTAGGCATCAAGTTAGAAGAGGTCACCTTAGAAGACCTTGGTACTTGCAAACGCCTAGTGGTTGATAAAGACAATACCACCATCATTGATGGCGCTGGCAAAAAGAAAGAAATCGAAAGCCGAGTGGCTCAAATTCGCGCCCAGGCCCAAGAAACTACTTCTGACTATGACAAAGAAAAACTCCAAGAACGTTTGGCTAAACTCGTGGGTGGCGTTGCCGTCATCAATGTTGGAGCCGCAACCGAAGTAGAAATGAAGGAAAAGAAGGCCAGGGTTGAAGATGCGCTTCACGCTACTCGCGCAGCCGTTGAAGAAGGCGTGGTAGCAGGTGGTGGGGTTGCCTTAATTCGCTGCATCCCTGCAGTAGAAAAGCTTAAGGCCTCCGAAGAAGAAAGACCTGGCGTCACCTTGCTTATCCGCGCCCTGGAAGAACCGGCCCGCCAGATTGTGGCCAATGCTGGTGTTGAACCATCCGTTGTCGTCAATGAAATCAAGGCCAATAAGGGCAACTTTGGTTACAATGCAGCCCGCGACAGGTATGAAGACTTAGTCGAAGCGGGTATCATCGATCCCACTAAAGTTACTCGTACGGCGCTCCAAAATGCGGCCAGTATCGCAGGCCTCATGATCACAACCGAGGCCCTCGTTGCTGACAAGCCCGAGGATAAGAAAGAACACGCTATGCCTCCGGGAGCCGGTGGGATGGGTGGGATGGGTGGCATGGGCGGCATGATGTAA
- a CDS encoding succinate dehydrogenase/fumarate reductase iron-sulfur subunit, whose translation MADKRKFKIWRGDKTGGSFVDYEVTMDPGMVVLDVVHKVQATEAGDLACRWNCKAGKCGSCSMEINGKPRLACMTRMNSFKPDEEITIQPLKTFPILRDLVCDVSWNYRQNKRISPLNPKPRDPDGNYRMKQADVDRIQEFRKCIECFLCQDVCHVLRDRNEKDHFVGPRFMIRLAGLEMHPLDQADRIPQIRKEFGSGYCNITKCCTEVCPEHISITDNGIIPIKERVVDRYYDPIAWLIRKIFG comes from the coding sequence GTGGCCGACAAGCGTAAATTTAAGATTTGGCGTGGTGATAAAACCGGGGGAAGTTTTGTAGATTACGAAGTTACCATGGATCCCGGTATGGTGGTGCTAGATGTCGTTCACAAAGTTCAAGCCACCGAGGCCGGTGATTTGGCCTGCCGTTGGAATTGTAAAGCCGGCAAATGCGGTTCTTGTAGTATGGAAATTAATGGCAAGCCACGCCTTGCCTGTATGACTAGGATGAATTCGTTCAAACCCGATGAAGAAATTACCATCCAGCCGTTAAAAACATTTCCTATTTTACGAGATTTGGTGTGCGATGTGTCTTGGAACTATCGCCAAAATAAACGCATCTCCCCGCTAAACCCCAAGCCGCGTGATCCCGATGGCAATTATCGGATGAAGCAAGCAGATGTGGATCGTATCCAAGAATTTCGAAAATGTATTGAGTGTTTCCTTTGCCAAGATGTTTGTCATGTGCTGCGCGATAGGAATGAAAAAGATCATTTTGTAGGCCCGCGGTTTATGATCAGGTTGGCGGGTCTTGAAATGCACCCCCTCGATCAAGCCGATCGTATCCCACAAATCAGAAAAGAATTTGGTTCAGGTTATTGCAATATTACCAAGTGCTGCACCGAGGTGTGCCCCGAACACATCAGTATTACCGATAATGGAATCATCCCCATCAAAGAACGGGTGGTTGATCGCTATTACGACCCGATCGCGTGGCTTATCCGAAAAATCTTTGGTTAA
- a CDS encoding succinate dehydrogenase has translation MSTQVLTSGHVQGFGATLRKDRWWAAPLLTCIGLGGFVVYTTWAAFQGNHYWYGTYLSPLYSPLFFIDPTAAGSAPLEHALFGTWPTWWPAILPASPAFFILLFPGSFRVTCYYYRKAYYRAFFATPPGCAVGPLSKKPYRGETRLLLFQNLHRYAMYFAIIFIFILYYDAFMAFFREGKFGVGVGSLVLLLNATLLACYTFGCHSFRHLIGGKLDCFSCDATKQVRHGAWKKVSFLNSHHMLFAWLSLFWVGFADFYVRMVSMGIFHDFSTWG, from the coding sequence ATGAGTACGCAAGTTTTGACTTCGGGGCATGTGCAAGGGTTTGGGGCTACGTTACGTAAAGATCGATGGTGGGCGGCTCCCCTTTTAACTTGTATTGGGTTAGGGGGTTTTGTGGTTTATACCACTTGGGCGGCTTTTCAGGGCAATCATTATTGGTATGGCACTTATTTGTCCCCTTTATATTCCCCTTTATTTTTTATTGATCCTACGGCAGCAGGTAGTGCTCCGTTAGAACATGCCTTGTTTGGGACTTGGCCAACATGGTGGCCAGCGATTTTACCCGCATCACCCGCTTTTTTTATTTTGCTTTTTCCGGGTTCTTTTCGAGTCACCTGTTATTATTATCGCAAGGCCTATTATCGCGCCTTTTTTGCCACCCCTCCGGGCTGTGCAGTAGGCCCCTTAAGCAAAAAACCCTACCGAGGTGAAACCCGGCTCTTACTTTTTCAAAACCTTCATCGCTATGCCATGTATTTTGCAATTATTTTTATTTTCATCCTTTATTATGATGCCTTTATGGCGTTTTTTCGAGAAGGCAAGTTTGGGGTGGGAGTAGGTTCTTTGGTTTTGCTCCTCAATGCCACTTTGCTCGCCTGTTATACCTTTGGTTGCCATTCCTTTCGTCATTTGATTGGGGGCAAACTGGATTGCTTTTCTTGTGATGCCACCAAACAGGTGCGTCATGGGGCTTGGAAAAAGGTCTCTTTTTTAAATAGTCATCATATGCTCTTTGCATGGTTGTCGCTTTTTTGGGTGGGTTTTGCTGATTTTTATGTGCGCATGGTTTCCATGGGTATCTTTCATGACTTTAGCACTTGGGGCTGA
- a CDS encoding glutathione S-transferase family protein, producing the protein MKLYVFPPSPNTRKVLAVVHHLGLTPELVFVDLGKGEQMKPDFIAVNPNHMTPALEDNGFLLWESNAIMQYLCSQKTNTLWPQDPKTQADVARWLYWQSAHWDYACNPFTFERVVKQFMKLGDPDPNKLKEAEEKFKRFGTVLNDHLKGKKWLVGSDVTLADFAVAAPLHYAAMAQMPLEPYQEIKRWYAQVEQLEAWKKSAS; encoded by the coding sequence ATGAAACTTTATGTCTTTCCCCCCTCCCCCAATACTCGCAAAGTTTTAGCTGTGGTTCATCATCTTGGCTTGACCCCAGAGCTTGTTTTTGTGGACCTTGGTAAGGGCGAGCAAATGAAACCTGATTTTATTGCTGTCAACCCTAATCACATGACACCAGCCCTCGAAGACAATGGCTTTCTGCTTTGGGAATCCAACGCCATCATGCAGTATTTATGTTCCCAAAAAACCAACACTCTTTGGCCGCAAGACCCTAAAACTCAAGCGGATGTGGCTCGTTGGCTTTATTGGCAATCGGCCCACTGGGACTATGCTTGCAACCCTTTCACCTTTGAGCGCGTCGTAAAGCAATTTATGAAGTTAGGGGATCCCGACCCAAACAAGCTCAAAGAAGCTGAAGAAAAATTTAAACGCTTCGGCACGGTGTTAAACGATCATCTCAAGGGCAAAAAATGGTTAGTGGGTAGCGATGTTACCTTGGCTGATTTTGCCGTAGCTGCACCCTTGCACTATGCCGCCATGGCCCAAATGCCGCTTGAACCTTACCAAGAGATTAAACGCTGGTACGCTCAAGTAGAGCAACTTGAAGCCTGGAAAAAATCTGCCTCTTAA
- a CDS encoding DUF507 family protein yields the protein MKLSEEKAKILAHRVWKSLGAEKSAHLVDSQKALAALREVFLNYAHKADEIDRKVREKITSLRRNVAPGSPEWEILYHKYFEEEAHKHL from the coding sequence ATGAAACTTTCTGAAGAAAAAGCCAAAATACTTGCCCACCGGGTTTGGAAATCACTCGGTGCTGAAAAGTCGGCTCATTTGGTCGATAGTCAAAAGGCCTTGGCTGCCCTGCGCGAGGTTTTTTTAAACTATGCGCATAAGGCCGATGAAATCGACCGAAAGGTCCGGGAAAAAATCACTTCGCTACGACGCAATGTCGCCCCGGGCAGCCCGGAATGGGAAATCCTCTACCATAAGTATTTCGAAGAAGAAGCTCACAAACACCTCTAA
- a CDS encoding fumarate reductase/succinate dehydrogenase flavoprotein subunit, translating into MVDVSEIQTLEYDVVVVGAGGAGLRAAIEASKQGVKTALICKSLLGKAHTVMAEGGMAAALGNVDSRDNWKIHFRDTMRGGKFLNQWRMAEIHAKESPDRVRELEEWGAVFDRTKDGLISQRNFGGHRYPRLAHVGDRTGLELIRSLQDYAIHQPMDIHMECTALSITKDGERVSGLVGYWRETGRFVMFRAKAVIFATGGAGKAWPITSNSWEYTGDGLAMGYEAGAELMDLEFVQFHPTGMVWPPSVKGTLVTEGVRGDGGILLNNRGERFMFQYIPPKFASETADTEAEANRWLQGDKEARRPPELLTRDVVAKAINKEVKEGRGSPHGGVFLDIASRLPADVIKRKLPSMYHQFKELAELDITKDPMEVGPTTHYFMGGLRVNWETQETHVPGLFACGECAAGLHGANRLGGNSLSDLVVFGRLAGLGAANYAKQQAKIPALSAEQVESVIQQATACLKRESGKSPYLVHEELQKIMGQYVGIVRTEAELQKAIAELQQLEESLKLLKAPGASQYNPGWNQAISLPSMVTVSEAVARAALMRQESRGGHTRIDYPDESPEWVKYNIIIKKGERGMEVRKEARGEPPVELAKIAYASLEELEGK; encoded by the coding sequence ATGGTTGATGTTTCAGAAATCCAAACGTTAGAATATGATGTCGTGGTGGTGGGGGCCGGCGGGGCGGGGCTGCGGGCAGCCATTGAGGCATCCAAACAAGGGGTGAAAACCGCTTTAATTTGTAAATCGCTTTTGGGCAAAGCCCACACGGTTATGGCCGAGGGGGGAATGGCAGCGGCCTTGGGCAATGTTGACTCCCGTGATAATTGGAAAATTCATTTTCGTGATACCATGCGCGGTGGGAAATTTTTGAATCAATGGCGCATGGCTGAAATTCACGCCAAAGAATCACCCGATCGAGTGCGCGAACTAGAAGAATGGGGTGCTGTTTTTGATCGCACTAAAGATGGCTTGATTAGCCAACGTAATTTTGGGGGCCATCGTTACCCTCGCTTGGCGCATGTGGGTGATCGCACGGGGTTGGAACTCATTCGCAGTTTGCAAGATTATGCCATTCATCAACCTATGGATATTCACATGGAGTGCACGGCCTTATCGATCACCAAAGATGGCGAAAGGGTTTCGGGGTTGGTGGGATATTGGCGCGAAACCGGGCGATTTGTGATGTTTAGAGCCAAGGCGGTGATTTTTGCCACGGGTGGGGCTGGCAAGGCTTGGCCGATCACCTCGAATTCGTGGGAATATACCGGCGATGGGCTGGCCATGGGTTATGAAGCCGGTGCTGAATTGATGGATTTAGAATTTGTGCAGTTTCATCCCACGGGCATGGTGTGGCCGCCTTCAGTTAAAGGGACTTTGGTGACGGAAGGGGTGCGGGGCGATGGTGGGATTTTACTCAATAACCGAGGGGAACGGTTTATGTTTCAATACATTCCCCCAAAATTTGCATCTGAGACCGCTGACACTGAAGCAGAGGCCAACCGCTGGCTCCAAGGTGATAAAGAAGCCAGGCGGCCGCCCGAACTTTTAACTCGAGACGTGGTGGCCAAGGCCATCAACAAAGAAGTGAAAGAAGGCCGAGGGTCTCCCCATGGCGGAGTCTTTTTAGATATCGCCTCGCGTCTGCCTGCCGATGTGATTAAGCGTAAACTCCCTTCCATGTATCATCAATTTAAAGAACTAGCCGAACTCGACATTACCAAAGACCCCATGGAAGTGGGGCCAACCACCCATTATTTTATGGGCGGTTTAAGGGTGAATTGGGAAACCCAAGAGACCCATGTGCCGGGCTTATTTGCCTGTGGGGAATGCGCGGCGGGGCTCCATGGCGCCAATCGTTTGGGTGGAAATTCGCTTTCCGATCTTGTGGTGTTTGGCCGTTTAGCGGGGCTGGGTGCGGCCAATTATGCCAAGCAGCAAGCTAAAATACCGGCCTTGTCAGCCGAGCAGGTGGAGTCGGTGATTCAACAGGCCACGGCTTGTTTAAAACGAGAGTCGGGCAAAAGCCCTTATCTGGTTCACGAAGAATTACAAAAAATTATGGGGCAATATGTGGGCATTGTGCGAACCGAGGCCGAATTGCAAAAGGCCATTGCCGAGCTGCAACAGCTCGAAGAAAGTTTGAAGTTATTAAAAGCCCCCGGTGCATCTCAATATAACCCAGGGTGGAACCAAGCCATCTCGCTACCTTCGATGGTGACGGTATCGGAGGCCGTTGCGCGGGCGGCATTGATGCGGCAAGAAAGTCGGGGTGGGCACACGAGAATTGATTACCCCGACGAAAGCCCCGAATGGGTGAAATATAATATCATCATCAAAAAAGGGGAGCGTGGCATGGAGGTAAGAAAAGAAGCCAGGGGCGAACCGCCAGTGGAGTTGGCTAAGATTGCTTATGCAAGCTTAGAAGAATTGGAGGGCAAATAG
- a CDS encoding CDGSH iron-sulfur domain-containing protein codes for MTEAVVAQKAPYVENLSPKKYFWCACGRSKNQPYCDGSHAGTGIQPVKVEITEAKKVAWCGCKHTATPPFCDGSHRKLG; via the coding sequence ATGACGGAGGCAGTCGTTGCGCAAAAGGCGCCTTATGTTGAAAATTTGAGCCCAAAAAAATATTTTTGGTGTGCTTGTGGGAGATCAAAAAATCAGCCTTATTGTGATGGTTCTCATGCTGGCACGGGCATTCAACCAGTCAAGGTAGAGATTACTGAAGCAAAAAAAGTGGCCTGGTGTGGCTGCAAACATACGGCAACGCCGCCTTTTTGTGACGGCAGCCACCGCAAACTAGGATAA